A window of Candidatus Reconcilbacillus cellulovorans genomic DNA:
GACAGGAAGCGCCCTGATCCTGACGAGGAAAGGAGACCGGCAGATTGGACCGTAAGCCGACGATCTACCTTTGTTCGGACGCGACGGGCGAGACGGCGGAGGCGGTGACGAGGGCGGCGGCGCGGCAGTTCGAGCGGACGGTCGTCAACATCCGCCGTTTCGGACACGTCAAGCACGAAGATGAAGTGCGCCGCATCGTAGAAGAGGCGGCCGCGACGGGCGGGTTCATCGCGTATACGCTCGTCCAGCCGGAGCTCCGGGAGACGATGCGGCAGGAAGCGATGCGGCTCGGCGTGCGGACGGTCGACATTCTCGGGCCGATGTTGCAGGCGTTCGTCGATACGTTTCACGACGCGCCGAAACGTCGTCCCGGCGCGCAGCACGAGCTCGACGAGGACTATTTCCGCCGCATCGAGGCGATCGAATTCGCCGTTAAGTACGACGACGGCAAAGACGTCAGCGGATTCGTGGAAGCCGACGTCGTGCTGATCGGCGTGTCGCGCACGTCCAAGACACCGCTCAGCATCTTTCTGGCGTACAAAGGGCTGAAAGTGGCCAACCTGCCGCTTGCTCCGGAAATCCGCCCGCCGGACGAGCTGTTTCGGCTGCCGAGTTCGCGCGTCGTCGGACTGACGATGGACGCGGAAGCGCTGAGGCGGATTCGGGCCGAACGGCTGAAATCGCTCGGCCTGCCGCCGGGGGCGATGTACGCCGACCCGAAGCGGGTACGCGAGGAACTGGAGTTTGCGGAAGGCGTCATGCGCAAGCTCGGTTGCCGCATTCTCGACGTGACCGGGCGGGCGATCGAGGAGACGGCCGCGATCATTTTGACGGGGGGTTGAGGCGATGGAACGCGAACTGGCGCTTGAAATCGTGCGCGTGACCGAACTGGCCGCGCTCGCCTCCGCGCCTTGGATGGGCCGGGGCGACAAGCACGCCGCGGACGACGCTGCGACGCGCGCGATGCGGGCGATGTTCGACTCGGTGTCGATCTGCGGCACGGTCGTCATCGGCGAAGGGGAAATGGACGAGGCGCCGATGCTGTACATCGGCGAGCGGGTCGGCAACATGAACGGCCCGGAAGTCGACGTCGCGGTCGACCCGCTCGAAGGAACCGAGATCGTCGCCAAAGGGCTCAACAACGCGATGAGCGTCGTCGCGATCGCCGACAAAGGCTGCCTGCTGCACGCGCCGGACATTTACATGGAAAAACTGGCGGTCGGCCCCGCTTTGGCCGGCAAACTGTCGATCGCCGATCCGGTCGAGACGACGATCCGCAAGGCGGCAGAGCATCTTCACAAACCGATTTCCGACCTCACCGTCATGATTCTCGACCGCGACCGCCACGCCTCGCTCGTCCGCAGACTGCGGCAGATCGGCGTGCGCATCAAGTTTTT
This region includes:
- a CDS encoding phosphoenolpyruvate synthase regulatory protein; amino-acid sequence: MDRKPTIYLCSDATGETAEAVTRAAARQFERTVVNIRRFGHVKHEDEVRRIVEEAAATGGFIAYTLVQPELRETMRQEAMRLGVRTVDILGPMLQAFVDTFHDAPKRRPGAQHELDEDYFRRIEAIEFAVKYDDGKDVSGFVEADVVLIGVSRTSKTPLSIFLAYKGLKVANLPLAPEIRPPDELFRLPSSRVVGLTMDAEALRRIRAERLKSLGLPPGAMYADPKRVREELEFAEGVMRKLGCRILDVTGRAIEETAAIILTGG
- a CDS encoding fructose-bisphosphatase, class II, which encodes MERELALEIVRVTELAALASAPWMGRGDKHAADDAATRAMRAMFDSVSICGTVVIGEGEMDEAPMLYIGERVGNMNGPEVDVAVDPLEGTEIVAKGLNNAMSVVAIADKGCLLHAPDIYMEKLAVGPALAGKLSIADPVETTIRKAAEHLHKPISDLTVMILDRDRHASLVRRLRQIGVRIKFLSDGDVAGAIAPAFPETGIDLYLGSGGAPEGVLAAAALRCLGGELQGRLMPSNADDYRRCKEMGMDDPYQVLTMTDMVGDKDVIFAATGVTPGEFLGGVRYLSDNRAETHSIVMRAKTRTVRYVRSLHYLPQKPLLAELGLRRAAHESPA